ACACCGGCAGCACGGGGCCGGCCACCACGTCCGCATCGTGCTGGGCCTGCACCCGCAGCAGCTCGTCGAGCCAGCCGGGCTGGGGCACCTCGTCGTCGTCGATGAAGGCCATCATCTCCGCCCCGGCCTCGCGCGCGGCGGCCACGGCGGCGTTGCGCGCGTGGGATACGCCGCGGCGCTCCTCGTGCCGATAGCGCAGGGGC
This DNA window, taken from Longimicrobium sp., encodes the following:
- a CDS encoding glycosyltransferase, which produces MKVAVCAVTYLRPRGLARLLEGLAALRFGGGRGPELEIVVVDNDPARSAEAVCDEWSDRLPWPLRYRHEERRGVSHARNAAVAAAREAGAEMMAFIDDDEVPQPGWLDELLRVQAQHDADVVAGPVLPV